One genomic segment of Desulfurispora thermophila DSM 16022 includes these proteins:
- a CDS encoding hydrogenase iron-sulfur subunit produces the protein MAWEPKIIAFLCNWCSYAGADLAGVSRIQYPPNIRVVRVPCSGRINPLFIMSAIKNGADGVLTSGUHPGDCHYVSGNLVARRKFALLKNLMEYMGVEEGRVNFSWVSAAEGGRFAEVVKAVTEKVKELGPNKGLAATETGCCGCKS, from the coding sequence ATGGCATGGGAACCAAAAATCATTGCCTTTCTGTGTAACTGGTGCAGCTATGCCGGAGCCGACCTGGCCGGTGTCAGCCGGATTCAATATCCGCCCAACATCCGGGTGGTCCGGGTCCCTTGCTCGGGCCGGATCAACCCGCTGTTCATTATGTCTGCTATCAAGAACGGTGCCGATGGCGTGTTGACCTCCGGGTGACACCCCGGTGACTGCCACTATGTTAGTGGCAATTTAGTGGCCCGCCGTAAATTTGCCCTGCTCAAGAACCTCATGGAATATATGGGCGTGGAAGAAGGCCGGGTAAACTTCTCCTGGGTGTCCGCTGCGGAAGGTGGACGGTTTGCCGAAGTTGTCAAGGCTGTAACCGAAAAAGTCAAAGAACTGGGCCCCAATAAGGGATTGGCGGCGACAGAAACGGGGTGTTGTGGATGCAAGAGCTAG